A segment of the Leclercia adecarboxylata genome:
GATGGCGACCGGGGCGATGGGCGTGATGAGCGAGAAGTTTGGCAGCGCCTCGGCGGCCTACAGCTACCTGATCTTCGTCCTGCTCTACATTCCGTGCATATCGGTGATGGGGGCGATTGCCCGCGAATCGAGCCGCGGTTGGATGGGCTTCTCCGTCCTGTGGGGGCTGAATATCGCTTACTCGCTGGCAACGGTGTACTACCAGACGGTCAATTTCAGCCAGCATCCGCACTACAGCCTGGTCTGTATCCTGGCGGTGGTGCTGTTTAACGTGGTGGTGATGGGCCTGTTACGCCGGGCGCGCAGCCGCGTGGACGTTAACCTGCTGGCGAAAGGCAGAACCGCAGCGGCCTGCTGTGACAGCCCGGCCAGCAACTGTCATTAGGAGGCGGCATGGCATCGTTAATTGAGGTTCGTGATTTACTGGCGCTACAGGGGAGAATGGAAGCCACCCAGCTCAGCCAGATCCTGCGCATGCCGCAGGCGATGATCGAGGCCATGCTGGAGCGTCTGGAGGCGATGGGGAAAGCGCAGCGCATCCAGGAGGATCCCGACGGCTGCTTATCCGGCAGCTGTAAAAGCTGTCCTGAAGGAAAAGCCTGCCTCAGGGAGTGGTGGGCGCTGCGTTAATCGTTAATAAAGCCGGGCAACTCTGCCCGGCTTTATGTGTTTATTTGTAGACGTCTGCGGTCGCGCGGATGTCTTTCTGATCTTTGTTGGCGCTGGTGACGACATAGTACTTACCGCCCAGCTCATCTGCTTTCTGGGAAAGCTCTTTTCTCGCATCCATTGGCGCAGTGGTATCAGATGTAGAGATATCGCCAACCTTCGTCAAATTCATCTCTTTCACTTTATCTTTCTGGATCTCTTCTGCCGCCATAACGCCAAAAGAGAGTGAACCAATAACCAGAGAAGCAACAATACCTGTAACAAGTTTCATAGCCATGACTCCCAAAGAGGATTGTAGTTTTGATTATCGAAGGCGGGATACCCGCAACGATATATTGAGTATTGTTGCGGTATGTCACTTTTTCCAGCGGGAATGAAAAATAATCAGTTTAAACGCTGACTTAAGGCAATCAACGCCGCGCAAAACTCGGCGGAGTGAGAGATAAAGGGCGCATGCGCCGCTTTGGCGACAATCAGGGCTTCGCTCTGCGGCCATTGCTCATCCAGCAGCGGCACGATCTTGCGCGGGACCAGCCCGTCGAGGTAACCATAAATACGCAGATGCGGCAGCGTCAGCGACGCCAGCGGCGCGCGCAGATCGGCCGTTTTCAGGATCTCCAGCCCGCCATTCAGCACTTCCACCTCCGGCATTGGCAACGCCAGCACCGTGGTTTTCAGCGTCCGGGCGTCCTGGCGTGCGGTTTCGGTGCCCATGGTCTGTAGCGCAAGAAAACGCTCCACCGTGCGCTGGAAATCGTTGCTCAGCTGCTGCTGGAAACCGGCCAGCACCTCGGGTTTGATCCCCGGCCACTCCGCCTGGGCGCTAAAACACGGGGAGGAGGCGACGGTCACCAGGGCCTGCACCCGCTCAGGATGCGTCAGGGCAATCTGGCTCGCCACCAGCCCGCCCAGGCTCCAGCCCAGCCAGATCGCCTTATCCGGGGCCTGCGCCAGCACCTGCTCCGCCATGTCGGCAAGAGGCATTGCGCCGAAATCACGGCTGCGGCCAAAGCCCGGCAGATCCACCAGGTGCAGCGTGAATTGCGAGGCCAGTTCCTCGCTGATGCAACGCCATACTTCGGCATTCAGCCCCCATCCGTGCAGCAGCACAAGATGGCAATTTCCTGTCCCGACGGTCTGCCACCAAAGGTTATTCATCGATTACTGTTCTCTTTTTTCACAAGGAGGTTGTCTATGCTAACAGTGCCCGGCTTGTGCTGGCTATGCCGGATGCCGCTTGCGCTCAGCCACTGGGGCGTCTGTTCCGTGTGCGAAAAGGGGCTGACAGGGCGGACAGGTGTTTGTCCGCAGTGCGGTTTACCGGCCATTCATCTCCACCTGCCCTGCGGCCGCTGCCTGCGCAGACCGCCGCCCTGGCAGGCGCTGGTGGCGGTGAGCGGCTATACACCGCCGCTGAGCCAGCTGGTGCATCAGCTGAAGTTTTCCCGCCGCAGTCAGCTGGCAAAACCGCTGGCGAGGCTGTTACTGCTGGCGCTGCTGCGCGCCAGGCGCAGCCGGGGGTTGCCGGATGTTGATATGCTGGTCTGCGTACCGCTCTGGTCACGGCGTCACTGGCGGCGCGGGTTTAACCAGAGCGACCTGCTCTGTCGCCCGCTGGCCCGCTGGCTAAACTGCTGCTATGTTCCCGATGCCATTCGCCGCAACCGCGCCACCCCGGCCCAGCATCAGCTCAGCGCCAGGTTGCGTAAACGCAACCTGCAGCACGCTTTTACTCTTGAATTACCGGTCGTCGGGCGCCATATCGCTGTGGTGGATGATGTCGTGACCACAGGCGCTACCGTCGCGGAACTCTCCCGCCTGCTTTTGCGAAGCGGCGCGGCGTCGGTTCAGGTATGGTGTCTGTGTCGAACCTTGTAGCGCCCTCAGGTTGGGCGTATTATACCCAGGTATTTTAGTCAACTATTAGGCCAATGCTATGATCCGTATTTCCGATGCTGCACAAGCGCACTTTGCCAAACTGCTGGCAAATCAGGAAGAAGGGACCCAGATCCGCGTGTTCGTGATCAACCCGGGCACCCCGAATGCAGAATGCGGCGTCTCTTATTGCCCACCGGATGCTGTGGAAGCAACTGACACTGCCCTGAAATTTGAGCAACTCACTGCCTATGTCGATGAGCTGAGCTCCCCGTATCTGGAAGATGCGGAAATTGATTTTGTGACCGACCAACTGGGTTCCCAGTTAACCCTGAAAGCACCCAACGCCAAAATGCGTAAAGTGACCGATGACGCCCCGCTGATGGAGCGCGTTGAGTACCTGCTGCAGTCCCAGATTAACCCGCAGCTGGCAGGCCACGGTGGTCGCGTCACTCTGATGGAGATCACCGAAGACGGTCTGGCCATTCTGCAGTTTGGCGGCGGCTGTAACGGTTGTTCCATGGTCGACGTGACCCTGAAAGAGGGGATCGAGAAGCAGCTGCTGAACGAGTTCCCGGAGCTGAAAGGCGTGCGCGATCTCACCGAACACCAGCGCGGCGAACACTCCTACTATTAAGTTGCCGTTATCTGTTGCCCGGTGACGCGTAGCGATCCGGGCCTCTCCCCCTTCTCCCCTGCTTCAGAACATGACCTGCGTCTCAGATTTCACATTTTGACCGCCAGGGTCATTCTCAATCCGCACATGTTACCCGTATCATTCTCGCGGGCACTCAAACACCTTCACGCCGACCGACTAAGCTTAATGATTTAGAAGGCAGCCTGTCTTTGTGCCAGGAAGTACGCTGTTCCCAGTTGGGGCAACATTAATATGTCGTTGAAACAATGACGTTACCCATAACAATTTTAAAGGCCAGATAATCATGCCATTAGTCATCGTCGCTATCGGTGTAGTCCTGTTACTGCTCCTGATGATCCGTTTCAAAATGAACGGCTTCATTGCCCTTGTACTGGTGGCCCTTGCTGTCGGCCTGATGCAAGGGATGCCGCTGGTAAAAGTTATCAGCTCCATTAAAGCCGGTGTGGGCGGTACGCTCGGTAGCCTCGCGCTGATCATGGGCTTCGGCGCTATGCTCGGCAAAATGCTGGCTGACTGCGGTGGCGCACAGCGCATCGCGACCACGCTGATTGCAAAGTTCGGCAAAAATAATATTCAGTGGGCAGTGGTCTTAACCGGCTTCACCGTCGGTTTTGCACTGTTCTACGAAGTGGGCTTCGTGCTGATGCTGCCGCTGGTGTTCACCATCGCCGCCTCTGCCAGCATCCCGCTGCTGTACGTGGGTGTGCCAATGGCCGCTGCGCTGTCCGTGACCCACGGCTTCCTGCCGCCGCACCCGGGCCCAACCGCTATCGCCACCATCTTCCATGCGGACATGGGTAAAACCCTGCTGTTCGGTACCATTCTGGCGATCCCGACCGTTATCCTCGCAGGGCCGGTGTTTGCGCGTTGCCTGAAAGGCATCGACAAGCCGATCCCGGAAGGTCTGTACAGCGCGAAAACCTTTACTGAAGAAGAGATGCCGAGCTTTGGCGTCAGCGTCTGGACCTCTCTGGTACCGGTAGTGCTGATGGCCCTGCGTGCCGTCTGTGAAATGGTGCTGCCGAAAGGCCATCCGGTTCTCGGCGTGGCGGAGTTCCTCGGTGACCCGGTCATGGCAACGCTGATTGCGGTCCTGATTGCGCTGTTCACCTTCGGTCTGAACCGTGGCCGTTCCATGGATCAGATTAACGATACCCTGAGCTCTTCGATCAAAATCATCGCCATGATGCTGCTGATCATCGGTGGTGGCGGTGCGTTCAAACAGGTTCTGGTTGATAGCGGCGTGGACAAATACATCGCCTCCATGATGCATGACACCAACATCTCCCCAATCCTGATGGCGTGGTCTATCGCGGCGGTGCTGCGTATTGCCCTGGGTTCTGCGACCGTTGCGGCCATTACCGCGGGCGGTATCGTTGCCCCTCTGATTGCCACCACCGGCGTCAGCCCAGAACTGATGGTTATCGCGGTGGGTTCCGGTAGCGTGATTTTCTCTCACGTAAACGATCCGGGCTTCTGGCTGTTCAAAGAGTACTTCAACCTGACCATCGGTGAGACCATCAAGTCCTGGTCGATGCTGGAAACCATCATCTCCGTCTGCGGGCTGATTGGGTGTCTGCTGCTGGGTGCGGTGGTGTGATGTAAAAATAAGCCGGGGGGGTGCGATTGCTCACCCGGCTAGTCTTCTCTCATTCCTTCGTAAGAACTTCGTTTCATTCATCCATTTTTAAGAATTTAATCCCTTTTTCAGCCGTTTACAGTTTCCCTGCTTCATGCAACCATCCTGATTAACCTTAAGCTAAATCAGGTCTTTGTTATGGATAACTGGCTGGCACTTTTCGACGGACAGACCCGCTATTCTCTGGATATTAACGACAGTACGGTAAAACCTGACGTGCTGAATTTTACCGGACACGAAGCACTCACCGAGCCGTTTCGCTGGGAAATCGACTTCACCACGCAGCAGGATAATATCACCCCGGAACAGGTGCTGATGAAATACGCCTCCCTGCGGATGCGCAGCGGGAAAACCGTTCACGGCATCCTTACCGGTCTGGAGTGGATTTCCACCACTGCCGACCAGTCCCGTTACCGGGTGGTCCTGAGCTCCCGCCTGGCGCTGCTGGGATACACCCGGCAGAACACCGTCTATCAGAACCTGTCGGTGCCGGAGGTGGTGGAGCAGGTTTTGCGTCAGCACGGCCTGGAAGGCGCGGATTTTGACTTCCGCCTGGAGCACACCTACCCGGCGCGTGAAATTATCACCCAGTGGCGGGAAACGGATTTGCAGTTCATTCAGCGTATTCTGTCTGAAGTGGGGATTTACTGGCGCACGGAGATGGATGACGGGCGCGGTCTGGATGTATATATCCTGGCCGACAGCCAGCTTAACTACCGCTTTGACGTGCGCCTGCCGTACAGCGAGCCCTCCGGGCTGTACGACGGGGCGGCGGAATCGGTCTGGGACGTGCGCACCACAAATCTGGTGGTCACCGGTATGGTCAGCACTCGGGACTATAACTACCGCACCGCCACCACGCCGATGGATGCGACGGTAAGTGTGCGCAGCGAGGCGGTGACCAGCGGGGAGCACTGGCGCTACGCAGAGCCATACCGAATCGCAGGGGATGACACTGACCCAGCTCCGGAAACCGAATCCGGGGCGTTTTATGCCCGCATCCACCATGAGCGGGAGCTGAACCAGTCGGCCCGCATTCATCTCGACAGTAACGCCGCCTGCCTGCTGCCGGGCCAGGTGCTGGAGCCGCAGGGCAATGTCATCCGGGCACTCAGGGAGGGCGTGCTCATCACCGAGATAAACTACCACGCCGCCCGGGATACCCGGCTGCATGTCGCCGTCGACGGCATGCCCTACACCGAGCGCTACTGTTACCGTCCGGCAGAAATCCCGCGTCCTGAAATTCACGGCTCGCTTCCGGCCCGGATTGAGAGCCGGGAGAAAAATGCTGTTTACGCCCACCTGGACGACCAGGGCCGCTACCGCGTCAGGCTGGACTTTGACCGGAGCGACAGTGAGCAGGGGTTCGCGTACCTGTGGCTGCGGATGGCGAAGTCGTATTCTGGCGAGACTTACGGCTGGCACACCCCGCTCACCGACGGCACCGAAGTGGCGATTGCGTACAGCAACGGCGATATTGACCTGCCGTACATTGCATATG
Coding sequences within it:
- the gntT gene encoding gluconate transporter → MPLVIVAIGVVLLLLLMIRFKMNGFIALVLVALAVGLMQGMPLVKVISSIKAGVGGTLGSLALIMGFGAMLGKMLADCGGAQRIATTLIAKFGKNNIQWAVVLTGFTVGFALFYEVGFVLMLPLVFTIAASASIPLLYVGVPMAAALSVTHGFLPPHPGPTAIATIFHADMGKTLLFGTILAIPTVILAGPVFARCLKGIDKPIPEGLYSAKTFTEEEMPSFGVSVWTSLVPVVLMALRAVCEMVLPKGHPVLGVAEFLGDPVMATLIAVLIALFTFGLNRGRSMDQINDTLSSSIKIIAMMLLIIGGGGAFKQVLVDSGVDKYIASMMHDTNISPILMAWSIAAVLRIALGSATVAAITAGGIVAPLIATTGVSPELMVIAVGSGSVIFSHVNDPGFWLFKEYFNLTIGETIKSWSMLETIISVCGLIGCLLLGAVV
- a CDS encoding YdgH/BhsA/McbA-like domain containing protein; translated protein: MKLVTGIVASLVIGSLSFGVMAAEEIQKDKVKEMNLTKVGDISTSDTTAPMDARKELSQKADELGGKYYVVTSANKDQKDIRATADVYK
- the bioH gene encoding pimeloyl-ACP methyl ester esterase BioH; translated protein: MNNLWWQTVGTGNCHLVLLHGWGLNAEVWRCISEELASQFTLHLVDLPGFGRSRDFGAMPLADMAEQVLAQAPDKAIWLGWSLGGLVASQIALTHPERVQALVTVASSPCFSAQAEWPGIKPEVLAGFQQQLSNDFQRTVERFLALQTMGTETARQDARTLKTTVLALPMPEVEVLNGGLEILKTADLRAPLASLTLPHLRIYGYLDGLVPRKIVPLLDEQWPQSEALIVAKAAHAPFISHSAEFCAALIALSQRLN
- the nfuA gene encoding Fe-S biogenesis protein NfuA, with the protein product MIRISDAAQAHFAKLLANQEEGTQIRVFVINPGTPNAECGVSYCPPDAVEATDTALKFEQLTAYVDELSSPYLEDAEIDFVTDQLGSQLTLKAPNAKMRKVTDDAPLMERVEYLLQSQINPQLAGHGGRVTLMEITEDGLAILQFGGGCNGCSMVDVTLKEGIEKQLLNEFPELKGVRDLTEHQRGEHSYY
- the feoC gene encoding [Fe-S]-dependent transcriptional repressor FeoC, which codes for MASLIEVRDLLALQGRMEATQLSQILRMPQAMIEAMLERLEAMGKAQRIQEDPDGCLSGSCKSCPEGKACLREWWALR
- the gntX gene encoding DNA utilization protein GntX; amino-acid sequence: MLTVPGLCWLCRMPLALSHWGVCSVCEKGLTGRTGVCPQCGLPAIHLHLPCGRCLRRPPPWQALVAVSGYTPPLSQLVHQLKFSRRSQLAKPLARLLLLALLRARRSRGLPDVDMLVCVPLWSRRHWRRGFNQSDLLCRPLARWLNCCYVPDAIRRNRATPAQHQLSARLRKRNLQHAFTLELPVVGRHIAVVDDVVTTGATVAELSRLLLRSGAASVQVWCLCRTL